In one window of Spartinivicinus marinus DNA:
- a CDS encoding SelT/SelW/SelH family protein: MDKPRITIEYCTQCQWLLRSAWLAQELLNTFGTDLGEVALIPGSGGVFKVQVAGQLVWERVKDGGFPEAKALKRRVRDIIAPDQGLGHIDR; this comes from the coding sequence ATGGATAAACCAAGAATCACCATTGAATATTGTACTCAATGCCAATGGTTGTTGCGCTCTGCTTGGTTAGCCCAAGAGCTGCTAAATACGTTTGGCACTGACTTGGGTGAAGTAGCATTAATACCAGGTTCTGGGGGAGTGTTTAAAGTTCAGGTGGCAGGTCAGCTGGTTTGGGAGCGAGTAAAAGACGGAGGATTTCCTGAAGCAAAGGCACTGAAGCGAAGAGTCAGGGACATTATTGCCCCTGACCAGGGCCTCGGTCATATCGACCGGTAG
- a CDS encoding YciI family protein, producing MLFAITCQDVPDSLAKRQSARPDHLARLDTLQQQGRLVLAGPFPAIDNNDPGSAGFTGSLIVAEFASLADAEAWASKDPYLAAGVYEHVTVKPFKQVFPK from the coding sequence ATGCTGTTTGCGATTACCTGTCAGGACGTACCTGATAGCTTAGCCAAGCGCCAGTCTGCACGCCCAGACCATTTAGCTCGTTTAGACACTCTACAGCAACAAGGCCGTCTAGTTCTGGCAGGCCCTTTCCCTGCCATTGATAATAACGACCCTGGCTCTGCTGGCTTCACTGGTAGTTTAATTGTGGCAGAATTTGCCTCCCTGGCAGATGCTGAAGCCTGGGCCAGTAAAGACCCTTATCTTGCTGCCGGGGTATATGAGCATGTTACTGTTAAGCCCTTTAAGCAGGTATTTCCTAAGTAA
- a CDS encoding septation protein A, with protein MKFFFDLLPVIAFFGVYKYTGDILTATATIIVTTVFQMAYTWLKHKKIEKIHVISMVLVVFLGGLTLLFEDKAFIQWKPTILYWVLAAALLISHFVTHKNLTQRALEGMLKTSNIIMTDVPAKMWEKLNWFTCSFLFFIGILNLYIAYQFSEDTWVNFKLFGLTALTMVYMVGVVMSLSRYMSEPEKNSQSISQQTKD; from the coding sequence ATGAAATTTTTCTTTGACCTGTTACCCGTCATTGCCTTCTTTGGTGTTTATAAGTATACCGGCGATATCCTGACTGCCACAGCCACTATTATCGTAACCACAGTTTTTCAAATGGCCTATACCTGGCTGAAGCATAAAAAGATTGAGAAAATCCATGTCATTTCAATGGTGCTAGTGGTCTTCTTAGGTGGCCTGACATTACTGTTTGAAGATAAAGCGTTTATTCAATGGAAACCAACTATCCTTTATTGGGTTCTCGCTGCCGCGCTCCTCATAAGCCATTTTGTTACCCATAAAAATCTTACTCAGCGAGCCCTAGAAGGAATGCTCAAAACCTCCAACATTATAATGACGGATGTGCCGGCAAAAATGTGGGAAAAGTTAAACTGGTTTACCTGTAGCTTCCTGTTTTTTATTGGCATCCTGAACCTTTATATTGCCTATCAATTTTCTGAAGACACCTGGGTGAACTTTAAACTATTTGGCTTAACCGCTTTAACCATGGTTTATATGGTTGGAGTAGTCATGTCTCTTTCCCGCTATATGAGTGAGCCCGAGAAAAACAGCCAGTCAATCAGCCAGCAAACTAAAGATTAG
- a CDS encoding PHP domain-containing protein translates to MKIDLHCHSTASDGVLSPLALVQRAIEQKVEVLSLTDHDTVAGYQHLKGQAALLQLYLIPGIELSAVWSGVTIHVVGLGFSLDDTLLAGYLDQQRQARQQRAEKIATKLAKRGFANTLEGALAVAQSLSGLPTAEVQIGRPHFAKYLVSEGYVPDMATAFNRYLGAGKVGDVKSQWPSLAQVVEWITSMKGVAILAHPLKYKMTNTKLRALIKAFKVAGGEGIEVALAGQSQDATHFLAELSCQFELLASVASDFHGPFNRWIELGGAPPLPKQCKPLWENWVLEKMRFC, encoded by the coding sequence TTGAAAATCGATTTACATTGTCACTCTACCGCATCAGATGGCGTTTTATCCCCTTTAGCGCTGGTACAAAGAGCAATTGAGCAAAAAGTAGAAGTGTTGTCATTAACTGATCACGATACTGTGGCAGGTTACCAACACTTAAAAGGGCAAGCGGCACTCTTGCAGCTTTATTTAATACCGGGTATTGAGTTATCGGCCGTTTGGTCGGGGGTGACCATTCATGTAGTTGGGTTGGGTTTTTCGTTGGATGATACATTATTGGCAGGCTATCTGGACCAACAACGTCAGGCCAGGCAGCAGCGTGCAGAGAAAATAGCGACTAAGCTGGCTAAGCGAGGTTTTGCTAATACCCTGGAAGGTGCGCTTGCTGTTGCTCAAAGCCTGTCTGGCTTACCAACCGCTGAGGTGCAAATAGGCCGCCCTCATTTTGCTAAGTATTTGGTGAGTGAAGGCTATGTACCCGATATGGCGACAGCATTTAATCGTTACTTAGGGGCAGGAAAAGTAGGAGATGTCAAAAGCCAGTGGCCTTCATTAGCTCAAGTGGTTGAGTGGATTACCTCTATGAAGGGCGTGGCGATATTGGCTCATCCACTAAAATACAAAATGACTAATACCAAGTTAAGAGCATTAATTAAAGCATTCAAAGTGGCAGGGGGAGAAGGGATAGAAGTTGCCCTGGCGGGGCAGTCTCAAGATGCAACCCATTTTTTAGCAGAGTTATCCTGCCAGTTTGAGTTGCTGGCTTCAGTTGCCAGTGATTTTCATGGCCCATTTAATCGATGGATTGAGCTAGGCGGTGCACCACCTTTACCTAAGCAATGTAAACCACTGTGGGAAAATTGGGTGCTGGAAAAGATGCGGTTCTGTTGA
- a CDS encoding L-threonylcarbamoyladenylate synthase gives MSQFFQIHPENPQQRLINQAADIISEGGVVIYPTDSAYAIGCHIGEKKAIDRIRRIRQIDARHNFTLMCRDLAEISTYAKVDNSVYRLLKTYTPGAYTFILQATREVPRRFLHPKRRTIGLRVPDCLVTQALLEALGSPMMSVTMILPGDKEPMIDPYEMRQMLEQQVDLIIDGGYCGMEATTVISMLDDVPEILREGKGDPSPFKEPSAA, from the coding sequence GTGAGTCAATTTTTTCAAATTCATCCAGAAAATCCACAACAGCGCCTTATCAATCAAGCAGCCGATATTATTAGTGAGGGTGGGGTCGTGATTTACCCTACAGATTCCGCTTATGCAATTGGCTGTCATATTGGTGAAAAAAAAGCCATTGACCGCATCCGTCGTATAAGGCAAATCGATGCACGGCATAACTTTACCTTGATGTGTCGTGATTTAGCTGAGATCTCTACTTACGCTAAAGTTGATAATTCAGTATATCGGTTGCTTAAAACTTATACGCCAGGTGCTTACACGTTTATTTTACAGGCGACCAGAGAAGTACCCAGGCGTTTCTTACACCCTAAACGTCGTACCATTGGTTTACGAGTGCCAGACTGTCTAGTCACTCAAGCATTATTGGAAGCCTTAGGCTCACCTATGATGAGTGTTACCATGATTTTACCTGGTGACAAAGAGCCAATGATCGACCCCTATGAAATGCGGCAAATGCTGGAGCAACAAGTCGACTTAATTATTGATGGTGGTTACTGTGGTATGGAGGCAACAACTGTTATCTCAATGCTGGATGATGTGCCTGAGATATTGCGTGAAGGCAAGGGTGATCCATCGCCTTTTAAGGAGCCCTCAGCTGCATAA
- a CDS encoding segregation and condensation protein A, with protein MNKQVDLSTADETVDELVAVVDADETVVAAEQAEAVVDTDTTDQEGVKRRFRQHNQQQELPFAVIQGKPVTEIPQDLYIPPDALEVFLEAFEGPLDLLLYLIKRQNMDVLEICVADITRQYMDYVELMKAVQFELAAEYLVMAAMLAEIKSRMLLPRTETVEEEEEADPRAELIRRLLEYERFKKAAEDLDNLPREGRDYYPVSASPPTIVAEKQHPDVDLKEILLALSGVLKRAELSENHQIEQEALSTRERMTQVLSMLSADSFTPFVSLFKVEEGRLGVVVTFLAVMELIKESLVEIVQTEPFAPIHVKAKAVHDDGTTSD; from the coding sequence ATGAATAAACAGGTTGATCTTTCTACAGCTGATGAAACAGTAGACGAATTGGTTGCTGTTGTTGATGCAGATGAAACAGTGGTTGCAGCAGAGCAGGCTGAAGCGGTTGTTGATACTGACACAACAGATCAGGAAGGCGTTAAGCGCCGGTTTCGTCAGCACAATCAACAACAAGAGCTGCCTTTTGCGGTTATACAAGGTAAGCCTGTTACTGAAATACCACAGGACTTGTATATTCCACCTGATGCCCTAGAAGTTTTCTTGGAGGCATTTGAAGGTCCCCTGGATTTATTGTTATACCTCATTAAACGGCAGAACATGGATGTATTGGAAATCTGTGTGGCAGATATTACCCGGCAGTACATGGACTATGTGGAGTTAATGAAGGCAGTCCAGTTTGAGTTGGCAGCAGAATATCTTGTGATGGCAGCAATGCTGGCTGAAATTAAGTCCAGAATGCTATTGCCCCGCACTGAAACCGTAGAGGAGGAAGAGGAAGCAGATCCTCGTGCAGAATTAATTCGTCGTTTATTAGAGTACGAACGGTTTAAAAAAGCAGCTGAAGACTTAGATAACTTACCAAGAGAAGGTCGAGATTATTATCCAGTGTCTGCTTCACCACCAACCATTGTGGCCGAAAAGCAGCATCCAGATGTTGACCTTAAAGAAATACTGCTTGCATTGTCTGGTGTACTAAAGCGGGCAGAACTATCGGAAAATCACCAAATAGAGCAAGAAGCCCTCTCAACTCGAGAGCGAATGACCCAAGTATTGAGTATGTTATCAGCAGACTCATTTACACCCTTTGTTTCCTTGTTCAAAGTTGAAGAAGGCAGGCTAGGGGTAGTAGTGACATTTTTAGCGGTTATGGAGCTAATCAAAGAGTCACTTGTAGAAATTGTCCAAACCGAGCCATTTGCTCCCATTCATGTTAAAGCGAAGGCAGTTCATGATGACGGAACAACCAGCGATTAA
- the scpB gene encoding SMC-Scp complex subunit ScpB — translation MMTEQPAIKLANIIEAALLASNKPLNLEQMRQLFPEEAGPSKEEIQQALIDIAAACDGRGFELKEVASGYRFQIRQEMAPWVGKLWEEKPQRYTRALLETLALVAYRQPVTRAEIEEIRGVSVSSSIMKTLLEREWVRIVGYRDVPGRPAMYATTRQFLDYFSLTNLDELPPLSELQDIEKANQELALEEGDEAVTSVISDTLSSTDSPAEAGAESLEAESEEVDEEALFQEIEEMQKDLPEDFIDPAKLEPEELAALEEKQQSDPEEEASKEAEDTALSPVDAEQIETAEDTETDDTSLIQAGIPQEEYEAAEVADIAVTDSSSDEPATNKDELAINSDVQAGDDVTVDTIAADVIEDAELAGLTSLFDDVSADSPEPVVSELEAIASELEAMDEQEREELVVEPDADEFNDIQTSNNTTNASNSTDNDSATQLSQDTDLVEQATFMADEEEDSGTAEVVTTITSTDSEPADHMAADVLATELLTSSADTVIPSIFQDETETDHTPSDESLATRSSDSQDS, via the coding sequence ATGATGACGGAACAACCAGCGATTAAATTAGCCAATATTATTGAAGCTGCTTTGTTAGCTTCTAATAAGCCATTAAACCTGGAACAAATGCGACAGTTGTTTCCTGAAGAAGCTGGGCCAAGCAAAGAAGAAATTCAGCAGGCACTGATTGATATTGCTGCTGCTTGTGACGGACGGGGCTTTGAATTAAAGGAAGTGGCCAGTGGCTATCGTTTTCAGATACGTCAGGAAATGGCACCTTGGGTAGGTAAGCTGTGGGAAGAAAAACCTCAGCGATATACCCGTGCTTTACTAGAAACATTGGCTCTGGTTGCTTATCGACAGCCAGTGACTCGTGCGGAAATTGAAGAAATTCGAGGGGTCAGTGTTAGCTCTTCTATAATGAAAACGCTATTGGAGCGAGAGTGGGTGCGTATTGTGGGTTATCGTGATGTGCCTGGCAGACCTGCGATGTATGCGACTACACGACAGTTTCTAGATTACTTTAGCTTAACCAATTTAGACGAGCTACCCCCACTTTCTGAGTTACAGGATATTGAAAAAGCCAATCAAGAATTGGCGCTTGAAGAAGGTGACGAGGCTGTTACTAGTGTGATTTCCGACACTTTAAGCTCAACTGATTCGCCAGCTGAAGCTGGAGCTGAATCGTTAGAAGCAGAGTCTGAAGAGGTAGATGAAGAAGCGCTTTTCCAAGAAATTGAGGAAATGCAAAAAGATCTACCAGAAGACTTTATTGATCCAGCTAAGCTTGAGCCAGAAGAACTGGCTGCTCTAGAAGAAAAGCAGCAATCAGACCCTGAAGAAGAAGCCTCAAAAGAAGCAGAAGATACGGCTCTTTCTCCTGTTGATGCTGAACAGATTGAAACTGCTGAAGACACTGAAACGGATGATACATCGCTGATCCAGGCAGGTATACCACAAGAAGAGTATGAAGCAGCAGAGGTTGCAGACATTGCTGTTACCGATTCAAGCAGTGATGAGCCAGCCACAAATAAAGATGAGCTTGCTATCAATAGTGATGTGCAAGCTGGTGATGATGTAACTGTGGACACTATTGCAGCCGATGTAATCGAAGATGCTGAGTTAGCTGGGTTGACCTCGCTGTTTGATGATGTGTCTGCTGACTCCCCAGAACCAGTTGTCAGTGAGCTAGAAGCAATTGCCAGTGAGCTAGAAGCAATGGATGAGCAGGAGAGGGAAGAGCTGGTTGTTGAGCCTGATGCTGATGAATTCAATGATATTCAAACGAGTAACAACACGACTAATGCAAGTAATAGCACTGATAATGATAGTGCAACCCAGTTATCGCAAGATACTGATCTAGTAGAGCAAGCAACTTTCATGGCTGATGAAGAGGAAGATAGTGGTACAGCTGAAGTTGTTACAACTATCACTAGTACAGATTCAGAACCTGCTGATCATATGGCGGCAGATGTGTTGGCAACTGAGCTACTGACAAGCTCGGCAGACACGGTTATTCCCTCTATATTTCAGGATGAGACTGAAACTGACCATACTCCGTCAGATGAGTCGCTAGCTACTCGCTCTTCTGATTCCCAAGACTCCTAA
- the rluB gene encoding 23S rRNA pseudouridine(2605) synthase RluB, with product MTTDTTQSERIQKALSRAGVGSRRQIEKWIAEQRITVNGVLAELGQRISTKDDVKLDGQQVKILSEQAGLRRVLMYNKPEGVVCSRHDPEGRPTVFDRLPPLKGERWIAIGRLDINTSGLLLFTTDGELANRLMHPSHQVEREYAVRVMGEVTQETTTQLFNGVELEDGFARFTDIVDSGGEGINHWFHVVIMEGRNREVRRLWESQGLQVSRLKRVRYGSVIMPSNLRLGRWESLDQQAVDKLADAVGLSPKPVTPLNPKQQEQGKRLQRKRLKPEGRPNNKKDTKPKAKHKTTHKR from the coding sequence ATGACCACTGATACAACCCAATCTGAGCGTATCCAAAAAGCTTTATCCAGAGCAGGTGTTGGCTCACGCCGACAAATTGAAAAATGGATAGCTGAGCAGCGTATAACAGTAAATGGTGTGCTAGCTGAGCTGGGCCAACGGATATCAACCAAGGATGATGTGAAGCTGGATGGCCAGCAGGTGAAAATATTGTCTGAGCAAGCGGGCTTGCGACGGGTATTAATGTATAACAAGCCTGAAGGTGTGGTTTGTTCGCGACATGATCCGGAAGGTCGTCCTACAGTATTTGATCGTTTACCTCCACTTAAAGGTGAGCGCTGGATTGCGATTGGCCGGCTGGATATTAATACCTCAGGTTTGTTGTTGTTTACAACGGATGGAGAGTTAGCTAATCGATTGATGCATCCGTCTCATCAAGTTGAGCGCGAATATGCAGTACGAGTCATGGGGGAAGTCACTCAAGAGACAACCACACAGCTATTTAATGGGGTTGAGCTGGAAGATGGGTTTGCCCGGTTTACAGATATTGTTGACTCTGGGGGGGAAGGCATCAACCACTGGTTCCATGTTGTGATTATGGAAGGTAGAAACCGCGAAGTTCGTCGCTTATGGGAATCTCAAGGGCTACAAGTGAGTCGGCTAAAGCGGGTGCGTTATGGTTCTGTCATTATGCCAAGTAATTTGCGGTTGGGGCGTTGGGAGTCTTTAGATCAACAGGCAGTAGATAAACTAGCTGATGCAGTTGGGTTATCACCAAAACCGGTGACACCACTCAACCCAAAACAGCAAGAGCAAGGTAAACGACTACAGCGGAAACGCCTAAAGCCAGAAGGGCGACCTAATAATAAAAAAGATACAAAGCCTAAAGCTAAGCATAAAACTACTCATAAGCGCTAA
- a CDS encoding GGDEF domain-containing protein, translating into MQSMPAADKPNSSNIKLITPLPTKGKHPNSTESQLLLKIRLMNRLQNSLEVERVLTVFFHEIQTHVTIHGLNYIHKELNINVSVGEQSHHSCNYRLITDNEAVGEITFRRQQRFQEEELAHIESLLGCLVYPLRNALQYQLAVTTALKDALTGAGNRIAFDNAIKRELNICRREKQPLSLLMIDIDHFKNINDSYGHPAGDYILKKTVDCLQYSLRNIDMTFRFGGEEFVVLLSKTDLINAELVAERLRQNIAAMQCHYDGQSIPVTISIGTAMFGEGDSIFCLLERADKALYQAKNQGRNKVCAIA; encoded by the coding sequence ATGCAGTCAATGCCAGCAGCAGATAAGCCAAATAGCAGCAACATCAAGTTAATCACTCCCCTACCAACTAAAGGGAAACACCCAAACTCTACTGAAAGCCAGCTTCTACTCAAAATCAGGCTCATGAATCGACTGCAAAACAGCCTTGAGGTTGAACGGGTGCTTACCGTTTTTTTCCATGAGATTCAAACCCATGTCACCATTCATGGACTTAACTACATTCACAAAGAACTGAATATCAATGTATCAGTAGGTGAGCAAAGTCATCACAGTTGTAACTATCGACTGATTACTGACAATGAAGCTGTTGGCGAGATTACATTCCGCCGCCAACAGCGATTTCAAGAGGAGGAGCTCGCTCATATTGAGTCATTACTAGGCTGCTTGGTTTACCCTTTGCGTAATGCCCTTCAGTATCAACTTGCCGTTACCACTGCGTTAAAAGATGCATTAACCGGGGCTGGTAACCGAATTGCCTTTGATAATGCCATTAAGCGGGAGCTAAATATCTGCCGCCGTGAAAAGCAGCCTTTATCATTACTAATGATTGATATTGACCACTTTAAAAATATCAATGATAGCTATGGCCACCCGGCTGGTGATTATATTTTGAAAAAAACCGTTGACTGCCTTCAATACTCATTAAGAAATATTGATATGACCTTTCGGTTTGGTGGAGAAGAGTTTGTCGTTTTGCTTTCCAAAACAGACCTTATCAATGCAGAACTCGTTGCTGAACGGTTACGGCAAAATATTGCAGCGATGCAGTGCCATTACGACGGCCAGTCTATTCCCGTCACTATTAGTATTGGCACTGCGATGTTTGGCGAGGGAGACAGTATTTTCTGCTTGCTAGAACGTGCTGATAAAGCACTCTACCAAGCAAAAAATCAAGGCAGAAATAAAGTCTGTGCTATTGCCTAA
- a CDS encoding YciK family oxidoreductase, translating into MFDYQAPENLLKDRIILVTGAGDGIGKAAAISFAKHGATVILLGRTTKKLEEVYDQIEASSGPQPAIYPMNLEGASPKDYDDLASTIEKEFGRLDGLLHNASLLGNLSPLSQYDIETWYKVMQVNLNAPFLMTQALLPLLHKSSDASVVFTSSSVGRKGRAHWGAYAISKFATEGMMQTLADEEEGIGPVRVNTINPGATRTHMRAQAYPAENPEQLPAPEEIMNVYLYLLGSDSQKVTGQAFDAQ; encoded by the coding sequence ATGTTTGACTATCAAGCACCTGAAAACCTGTTAAAAGACCGTATTATTTTAGTCACTGGTGCCGGCGATGGCATTGGTAAGGCTGCTGCCATTAGCTTTGCTAAACACGGTGCAACCGTTATTTTACTAGGCCGTACGACCAAGAAGTTGGAAGAAGTTTACGATCAGATTGAAGCCTCAAGTGGCCCTCAGCCTGCTATTTACCCCATGAATCTTGAAGGTGCCAGCCCTAAAGACTACGATGACTTAGCCAGCACCATCGAAAAAGAGTTTGGCCGATTGGATGGCCTGCTGCACAATGCCAGTTTACTGGGTAACCTAAGCCCCCTTAGCCAGTATGATATTGAAACTTGGTATAAAGTCATGCAGGTTAATTTGAATGCGCCCTTTTTAATGACTCAAGCGTTACTGCCTTTACTACACAAGTCTTCAGATGCTTCTGTTGTTTTCACCTCCTCTTCAGTGGGTCGAAAAGGCAGAGCACACTGGGGGGCCTATGCTATTTCTAAATTTGCTACCGAAGGTATGATGCAGACACTGGCCGATGAAGAAGAAGGTATTGGTCCTGTCCGTGTCAACACCATCAACCCTGGAGCCACACGGACCCATATGCGTGCTCAGGCTTACCCAGCCGAAAACCCCGAACAGTTACCAGCTCCAGAAGAGATTATGAATGTCTATCTGTATTTGCTCGGCTCAGACAGTCAAAAAGTGACCGGTCAGGCATTTGACGCTCAATAA
- a CDS encoding HAD-IA family hydrolase: MPYPLTAILFDLDGTLVDTAPDFVQPINQLRAQGGLPALTEQAIRNEVSNGAKALVQLALSLREDHPEFTQARSELLELYYQTIGKKAQLFPGISKLLDTLEQKSIPWGVVTNKPWYLTERLLENMALSSRTSVTICPEHVKNTKPDPEPLLLACHKLKVDPYHVVYVGDHQRDITAGNSAGMLTVAASYGYVTADHDIAQWQADHAISSADLLLTWLEELNWQRTTQEP, translated from the coding sequence ATGCCATACCCACTCACTGCAATACTTTTTGATCTTGATGGCACCCTGGTAGATACTGCCCCTGATTTTGTGCAGCCCATTAATCAGTTAAGAGCACAGGGGGGCTTACCAGCGCTTACCGAACAGGCTATCCGCAACGAAGTATCTAATGGTGCAAAAGCACTGGTACAGCTAGCCCTTTCGCTTAGAGAAGACCATCCTGAATTTACTCAAGCAAGAAGCGAGTTACTTGAGCTGTATTACCAAACCATTGGGAAAAAAGCTCAGTTGTTTCCTGGCATTTCCAAGCTGCTTGATACCCTTGAACAAAAATCCATCCCCTGGGGCGTGGTAACAAATAAACCTTGGTATCTCACGGAGCGACTATTGGAAAATATGGCGCTGTCATCCCGAACCAGTGTCACGATTTGCCCCGAGCATGTAAAAAATACCAAACCAGACCCAGAGCCATTATTATTAGCCTGCCACAAGCTAAAGGTTGATCCATATCACGTAGTGTATGTGGGAGACCATCAAAGAGACATTACTGCTGGCAACTCCGCCGGTATGCTGACAGTAGCCGCCAGCTATGGCTATGTAACAGCAGACCATGACATTGCCCAATGGCAAGCTGATCACGCCATTAGCAGTGCCGATTTGCTGCTAACTTGGCTGGAAGAACTTAACTGGCAACGAACAACCCAAGAGCCCTAA
- the ubiG gene encoding bifunctional 2-polyprenyl-6-hydroxyphenol methylase/3-demethylubiquinol 3-O-methyltransferase UbiG, whose product MATEHTNVDPQEIAKFEALAHRWWDKSSEFKPLHDINPLRLSFIEQFVNLAEQKVVDIGCGGGILSEAMALRGAQVTGIDMGEEPLTVAKLHGLESGVKVDYQQITAEGLAAQQPDTFDIVTCMEMLEHVPHPISVIEACSQLVKPGGHLFFSTINRNPKAYALAVIGAEYILKMLPKGTHDYDKFIKPSELAGWARQCGLTVSHIKGMAYNPITKVFKLSDDVDVNYLVHVTKDQH is encoded by the coding sequence ATGGCCACTGAACACACCAATGTCGACCCTCAAGAAATTGCTAAATTTGAAGCACTGGCCCATCGCTGGTGGGACAAGTCCAGCGAGTTTAAGCCGTTACATGACATAAACCCATTACGTCTTAGCTTTATAGAGCAATTTGTTAACCTAGCAGAGCAAAAAGTCGTCGATATTGGCTGCGGTGGTGGTATTTTATCTGAAGCAATGGCCCTGCGTGGTGCACAGGTAACGGGAATTGATATGGGGGAAGAGCCCTTAACCGTAGCCAAACTCCATGGGCTAGAGTCTGGGGTAAAAGTTGACTACCAGCAAATAACGGCTGAAGGCTTAGCGGCCCAACAGCCTGACACTTTTGATATAGTGACCTGCATGGAAATGCTTGAGCATGTTCCTCACCCCATCTCAGTGATAGAAGCATGTAGCCAATTGGTTAAGCCAGGCGGCCACTTGTTTTTCTCGACCATAAATCGTAACCCCAAAGCCTATGCTTTAGCGGTGATTGGCGCCGAGTACATTCTCAAGATGCTACCAAAAGGTACTCACGACTATGATAAATTTATTAAGCCTTCTGAGTTAGCTGGCTGGGCAAGACAGTGTGGGTTAACAGTCAGTCATATTAAAGGAATGGCCTACAACCCCATTACTAAAGTTTTTAAATTAAGTGATGATGTGGATGTCAACTATTTAGTCCATGTCACCAAAGACCAACATTAA
- a CDS encoding TRZ/ATZ family hydrolase — protein sequence MSESTQQVDTLIHAGWVIPVNASQDILEDHSVAITNGKITAIMPTAEAKQQLQAKHNYDLTAHAVIPGLINAHGHAAMTLFRGKADDLALMTWLNDHIWPAEAACVCDDFVRDGTKLAIAEMLRCGTTTYSDMYFFPDTAAQVAIDANIRAQITFPIMDFPTSWAQNHDEYFNKGLAVYKQFKQAELVDIAFGPHAPYTVSDAPIEKIAQLSADMNAMVQMHIHETAHEVEEGIKLHGKRPMQRLADLGLLSSRLQCVHMTQIDDSDIALLQQYGSHIVHCPESNLKLASGFSPIDKLRKAGVNVALGTDGAASNNDLDMIGEMRTAAILAKAVHQDAEAVSAYEALKMATLNGAKALGIDDTTGSLEPGKAADIAAVRLDDLENLPLYNPVSQLVYTASSRQVSHVWVNGKLVLDNRELTTLDIDEIKQLVADWKSRILSAQA from the coding sequence ATGTCTGAGTCAACTCAACAGGTCGATACCCTCATTCATGCTGGCTGGGTCATTCCAGTCAATGCTAGCCAAGATATTCTTGAAGATCACTCAGTGGCCATTACCAACGGTAAAATCACCGCCATTATGCCAACCGCTGAAGCCAAGCAGCAGCTACAAGCCAAGCATAACTATGATTTAACTGCTCATGCAGTCATCCCAGGACTAATCAATGCCCATGGTCATGCTGCCATGACCTTGTTCAGGGGTAAGGCTGATGACCTAGCATTAATGACCTGGCTCAACGACCACATTTGGCCTGCTGAGGCAGCTTGTGTGTGTGATGATTTTGTTCGTGATGGCACCAAACTGGCAATTGCTGAAATGCTACGCTGTGGCACTACCACGTACAGTGACATGTACTTCTTTCCTGATACAGCAGCACAAGTAGCCATTGATGCCAATATCCGTGCACAAATTACTTTCCCTATCATGGACTTCCCCACCAGCTGGGCACAAAACCATGATGAGTACTTCAATAAAGGGCTTGCCGTTTACAAGCAGTTTAAACAAGCCGAACTGGTAGATATTGCTTTTGGTCCCCATGCCCCCTATACCGTATCCGATGCACCAATCGAAAAGATTGCGCAACTCTCTGCAGACATGAATGCAATGGTGCAAATGCATATTCATGAAACGGCTCATGAGGTAGAAGAAGGCATCAAACTTCATGGTAAGCGCCCAATGCAGCGCCTTGCCGATTTAGGGTTACTCAGTTCAAGACTACAGTGTGTGCATATGACCCAGATTGATGACAGTGATATTGCGCTGCTGCAGCAATATGGCAGTCATATTGTTCACTGTCCTGAATCTAATTTAAAACTGGCCAGTGGCTTTAGCCCCATTGATAAATTACGAAAAGCGGGTGTTAATGTCGCCTTAGGTACCGATGGTGCTGCCAGTAATAACGACCTGGATATGATCGGTGAAATGCGTACCGCCGCGATTCTAGCCAAGGCTGTACACCAGGATGCAGAAGCGGTATCAGCTTACGAAGCACTGAAAATGGCTACTCTCAATGGCGCCAAGGCATTAGGTATTGATGATACTACTGGTAGTTTGGAGCCAGGTAAGGCAGCGGATATTGCAGCCGTTCGTTTAGACGACTTAGAAAACCTACCTTTGTATAACCCAGTTTCGCAACTTGTTTATACTGCTAGTAGTCGCCAAGTCTCTCATGTATGGGTCAATGGCAAACTTGTACTTGATAACAGAGAGCTTACTACCCTGGATATCGATGAAATCAAGCAGCTGGTCGCTGACTGGAAATCCCGCATTCTCTCTGCTCAAGCCTAA